TGTATAGCAGAAGCAGACTTACCCATAGACAGATTAATTACCAAACAAAAGCTGAATAAAGAAGTGGGTGAAATATTCATGTCATTCTATTAATACTTACTGTAGTGTTTCAACACTCTTACTGCCAATGAACTGAATCCACATTGAGGAAAATCAGGTACCCCTTTCATGTAAATCATCACAGGATTTTCCTTGACATCCTAGAATAGCAGTTAATCACAATCAATAATACCATAGCCTACGTGATAAAGAACATTTCTGAGCTACAAAGGAGACAAAAGTTCCAATCAACTTGTCTATACAACATGTAACATATCAAAGGGCATACCTACCTGTTCAACAACATCCTTCAAAGAAACATCAGAACTCTGAATCTTATTTGTTGGTCTAAAATCTTCATGTGTATCAGGGTCACCGGGAACAGATGTTGAGTATTTCAACCCACTCGGGTAGAAGGATCCAATTACCTAGTAACACAAGAACAAAACTAAgaccttttgaaattaaaacaagaTAATTCACGAGGGGCACCATCGAATCAAAACACTAAACTTCAGTCACAGATTTAGCAAAGGAACCACATTTTGAAGCAGTGAACTCCGCGAATATTTAAAAAGGCTAGAGCTGAACtatctaaaaccctaaaccctaaaaccaaaacTAACATGAATTGATATCACTACATCATGAAAGCAAtgaataataatagtaataataactAGTACATACGTTTCTACTAGAAAGAGCAGCTGGGAGAGTAGCGATAGCCTTCAACACCGCGTTTGACGATAATAATCTAGCCATGACCTCCCAAATTCtgattattcaaaataactaaaaatttcaATAGATAAAATCAATCAACTGCAACTAAAAGTTGAACATGAAATTTGTTTACCTtcgtaaaaagaaaataaaaaaccagaTGGGGAACGCTTAGGGCTCTGCAAAGAAAGGAGGGGGAGCGAGCAAAGTGTTTATTCCGGAATAGTCTGAAGAAAAGAGAGATTTGCAATCAAGTCCAAAAGTTTAAGTTAATGTTGTTTTGATCTAAATCTTTTGCAGTATATTAATCTAGATCTTATAATTTTCAACTCATAATTTATATCCTTCCctttataaatagtatgaatACATGGATGTAATTGTAATTTGACAACTATGCAAACAGAGTCGTCAGTCGAGGGTCGGgataaaaagtattaattatCAATTGCATTTTCTTTAATAtaactctttcttttttagtcaaatgaaaatttcaattaacacattaattttttaacgatAATGATAT
This genomic window from Gossypium raimondii isolate GPD5lz chromosome 10, ASM2569854v1, whole genome shotgun sequence contains:
- the LOC105778191 gene encoding monothiol glutaredoxin-S15, mitochondrial, translating into MARLLSSNAVLKAIATLPAALSSRNVIGSFYPSGLKYSTSVPGDPDTHEDFRPTNKIQSSDVSLKDVVEQDVKENPVMIYMKGVPDFPQCGFSSLAVRVLKHYNVPLSARNILEDAELKSAVKAFSHWPTFPQIFIKGEFIGGSDIILNMHQNGELKEKLKDIVGSPKLE